Proteins encoded within one genomic window of Fibrobacterota bacterium:
- a CDS encoding methyl-accepting chemotaxis protein: MPEKTPARNPRHPVRNFIILPEFQWPYIIRLLAVVNLAGVVMAMAICTLFYLHYHAQDAGALMPGDAGSLNTMESLLEENLMDVIVPAFVIADVVSLAVGLALSLYFSRKISVPIYRISKWAEVVSSGDLGYRLKFRPGDDLQTLEAACNKVGETYAKIIEDMRRQITEANLPLSPKAASIRIASERASTEA, translated from the coding sequence ATGCCCGAAAAGACTCCGGCCCGTAATCCCCGGCACCCGGTCCGCAACTTCATCATCCTACCGGAATTCCAATGGCCTTACATCATCCGTCTGCTGGCGGTGGTGAACCTGGCCGGGGTGGTGATGGCAATGGCCATTTGCACCTTGTTCTATTTGCACTACCATGCCCAGGACGCCGGCGCGCTTATGCCGGGCGACGCGGGAAGCCTCAATACCATGGAATCCCTGCTGGAAGAAAACCTGATGGACGTGATCGTGCCGGCCTTCGTCATCGCCGATGTGGTGTCCTTGGCGGTCGGGCTGGCCTTGAGCCTGTATTTCTCGCGGAAGATTTCGGTGCCTATCTATCGCATCAGCAAATGGGCCGAAGTCGTGAGCAGCGGGGATTTGGGATATCGCCTGAAGTTCCGTCCGGGGGACGATCTACAGACCCTGGAAGCGGCCTGCAATAAGGTGGGGGAGACCTACGCCAAGATCATCGAGGACATGCGAAGGCAGATCACCGAGGCCAATCTGCCATTGTCGCCGAAAGCGGCGTCCATCCGCATCGCTTCCGAGCGCGCGTCCACGGAAGCCTAA
- the rph gene encoding ribonuclease PH, translating to MPRIDGRKRDELRPIKITEDFVSSAEASYLIEVGKTRILCCASLEEELPRWLKGKNKGWVTAEYSLLPRSTTTRVKRERAGASGRTQEIQRLIGRALRGVVDLEALGERSFVVDCDVIEADGGTRTASIVGGFMALAKALQRIKAAQPPSATALPPAGPILRHFVSAVSVGIVGGEPMLDLCYVEDSEAEVDMNVVRTDKGHFVEVQGTGEESTYSREQLNAMLDLAEKGCNELVTLQKRFLGAVLP from the coding sequence ATGCCTAGAATCGACGGCCGCAAGCGCGACGAACTGCGCCCCATCAAGATCACCGAGGATTTCGTTTCCTCCGCCGAGGCATCTTATCTCATCGAGGTGGGCAAGACCCGCATCCTATGCTGCGCCAGCCTGGAAGAGGAATTGCCGCGTTGGCTGAAGGGCAAGAACAAGGGTTGGGTCACCGCCGAATACAGCCTCTTGCCGCGCAGTACGACCACGCGCGTGAAGCGCGAGCGGGCCGGCGCCTCCGGACGCACCCAGGAGATCCAGCGCCTGATCGGCCGGGCCTTGCGCGGCGTGGTGGACCTGGAAGCCCTGGGCGAGCGGAGCTTCGTGGTCGACTGCGACGTGATCGAGGCCGACGGGGGCACGCGCACGGCCTCCATCGTCGGCGGCTTCATGGCTTTGGCCAAGGCCTTGCAAAGGATCAAGGCGGCCCAACCTCCTTCCGCGACGGCCCTGCCGCCCGCCGGGCCCATCCTTAGGCATTTCGTCTCGGCCGTTTCGGTCGGCATCGTGGGCGGCGAGCCCATGCTGGATCTCTGCTACGTGGAGGACTCGGAGGCCGAGGTGGACATGAACGTGGTGCGCACGGACAAGGGCCACTTCGTGGAAGTGCAGGGCACCGGGGAGGAGTCGACCTACTCGCGGGAGCAACTGAACGCCATGCTGGACCTCGCCGAGAAGGGCTGTAACGAGTTGGTTACCCTGCAGAAGAGGTTCCTGGGAGCGGTGCTGCCCTAA
- a CDS encoding prephenate dehydratase, which produces MKAAFQGVHGAYSELASKQLLGSRVRTLPCESFADVFDAVAGGAAERGILPIENSLAGSIHQNYDLLLDRDLHIVGEAYLKVEHALLCHPSASLRAITEVRSHPQALAQCSGFFAKNKGIKPAPYFDTAGAAESLAREAPIHIGAIASAYAAELYGLKVLKRNLQNHADNFTRFLAVAKRPLPAKRSTTAGLPFKTSLAFMPKRNAVGSLHAILGVIAGRGIDLLKIESRPNPLSPFEYWFYADLAGGPGALAVAQALRELEPLVSRLKILGGYPRAPRAGSRPVPANRSKHA; this is translated from the coding sequence AGTTGGCCAGCAAGCAGTTGTTGGGTTCCCGCGTACGTACCCTTCCCTGCGAATCCTTTGCCGACGTGTTCGACGCGGTGGCCGGCGGCGCGGCGGAGCGGGGCATCCTGCCCATCGAGAACTCCCTGGCCGGCAGTATCCATCAGAATTACGATCTGCTTCTGGATCGGGATCTGCATATCGTGGGGGAGGCCTACCTGAAGGTGGAGCATGCGCTGCTCTGCCATCCCTCCGCTTCCTTACGGGCCATCACCGAGGTGCGTTCGCATCCCCAGGCCCTGGCCCAATGCAGCGGATTCTTCGCAAAGAATAAAGGCATCAAGCCCGCGCCTTATTTCGATACCGCCGGCGCGGCCGAATCCCTGGCGCGGGAAGCCCCCATCCATATCGGCGCCATCGCCAGCGCCTACGCCGCCGAGCTCTACGGGCTCAAGGTGCTGAAGCGTAACTTGCAGAACCATGCGGATAACTTCACCCGCTTCCTGGCCGTGGCCAAACGGCCCTTGCCCGCCAAGCGGTCCACCACGGCGGGCCTGCCTTTCAAGACCAGCCTGGCCTTCATGCCCAAGCGCAATGCGGTCGGAAGCTTGCATGCCATCTTAGGGGTAATCGCCGGGCGCGGCATCGACTTGCTGAAGATCGAATCCCGCCCTAATCCGCTCTCGCCCTTCGAATATTGGTTCTATGCCGATCTGGCCGGCGGCCCCGGCGCCCTGGCCGTGGCCCAGGCCCTGCGCGAGCTCGAGCCCCTGGTTTCCCGTCTCAAGATCCTGGGCGGATATCCGCGCGCGCCGCGCGCCGGATCCCGTCCCGTACCCGCCAACCGGAGCAAGCATGCCTAG
- a CDS encoding outer membrane lipoprotein carrier protein LolA yields the protein MADSANSNGRGLLPAIAILIAIGMAASARTALAGDAPAAPPVAAGPAATAAPADSSAFKEAKAALRKAIAFHREAQDLSLKFTAQVYNAALDKHDAYQGRFLLKGADKFRLEIPGGTFVSDGTTYWEYHAQTKQAIRKAAA from the coding sequence GTGGCGGATTCGGCGAATTCCAATGGGCGCGGCTTGTTACCGGCGATTGCGATCTTGATCGCGATCGGCATGGCCGCATCCGCGCGGACGGCGCTGGCGGGCGATGCGCCGGCGGCCCCGCCCGTAGCCGCCGGGCCCGCGGCCACGGCCGCCCCGGCCGATTCCTCCGCCTTCAAGGAAGCCAAGGCCGCGCTCCGCAAAGCCATCGCCTTCCATCGCGAAGCCCAGGATCTCTCGCTGAAATTCACCGCCCAGGTCTACAACGCCGCCCTCGATAAGCATGATGCATACCAAGGGCGTTTCCTGCTCAAGGGCGCGGACAAGTTCCGCCTGGAGATCCCGGGCGGCACCTTCGTTTCGGACGGAACGACTTATTGGGAATACCATGCCCAGACCAAGCAGGCCATCCGCAAGGCGGCTGCG